From a region of the Branchiostoma floridae strain S238N-H82 chromosome 13, Bfl_VNyyK, whole genome shotgun sequence genome:
- the LOC118428763 gene encoding GATOR complex protein NPRL3-like isoform X2 codes for MADCSPISIILVSSGSLRGDRLLFRYPYQELPCKPAISPAVATNPYVLREADCSGSTSNQGLTGYTDKILATLMATKTELAGEKFELKVDNLRFVGHPTLLHQISSFTDLSKSEGPSPRREPSPIILFNIVFVIQANVSPSLNQYYHDLSKRLALAIRHEEWRCGYLNKQAQIMRDVHDEVSAMPEDSAPASPFQHMIPRCDLARELRDVYTGLCDAGIVNIRINSWILVSFCLPHKVHNNNVDATKIEPEAVERCISAIRPYHAMLLLVDRDGLLEELPQDCSPALTRLIRIATPLKSLQCLSQDSDLALSQIFQLVSHLVYWGKATIIYPLAESNVYTLSPNAKTSVNSLLCEKFLEQFPGVCLPAIMADFSLPLPLGEHRNPLGLPQQQAQLVQMVVWMLQHRLLVQLHTYIYLMSMDPETAGTGAAKSQASPLLLVPDDAARNRTISGGSEAISVGSPDGGELELSSSVETYSTYSTEMGSDGMLITKDARLQRKLTESLLSDLTEGERLSVLKVPAASNPEDLRLFARLVWYFRGQHHLEEIMYYENLRRSQLLTLLDKFREVLITCQHEDAAAAVFHTKQY; via the exons ATGGCAGATTGTAGCCCTATAAGTATCATCTTGGTGTCGTCAGGTAGTCTCCGAGGAGACAGGCTTCTTTTCAGGTATCCTTACCAAGAACTACCATGCAAACCCGCAATTTCACCAG CTGTGGCTACAAACCCTTATGTACTACGGGAAGCTGACTGCAG tGGCTCAACAAGTAACCAAGGTTTAACTGG ATACACAGATAAaatcctggccactttgatggCCACCAAGACAGAGCTTGCAGGAGAGAAGTTTGAGTTAAAAGTGGACAACCTGAGATTTGTGGGCCACCCCACCCTCCTGCACCAGATATCATCATTCACGGATCTGTCT AAGTCAGAAGGACCATCTCCACGGAGAGAGCCATCCCCAATCATCCTCTTCAATATTGTATTTGTTATACAG GCCAATGTGAGCCCCTCCCTAAACCAGTACTACCATGACCTGAGTAAGAGACTAGCCCTAGCTATCCGCCATGAGGAGTGGAGATGTGGATACCTGAACAAGCAGGCACAGATCATGAGGGATGTACATGACGAGGTGTCAGCCATGCCTGAAG ACAGTGCACCTGCATCCCCATTCCAGCACATGATCCCACGCTGTGATCTCGCGAGGGAACTTAGAGATGTTTACACAGG GTTGTGTGATGCAGGGATTGTCAACATTAGAATCAACAGTTGGATCCTCGTCAGTTTTTGTTTACCTCACAAAGTACACAACAACAATGTGGATGCAACCAAAATTGAG CCAGAGGCAGTAGAAAGATGTATATCTGCTATCAG ACCGTACCACGCCATGCTGCTACTAGTGGATCGTGATGGACTGTTAGAGGAGCTACCACAGGACTGTTCGCCGGCGTTAACCAGACTCATAAGAATAGCCACACCTTTAAAGAGCCTGCAGTGTCTGTCTCAAGACTCAGATCTAGCACTTTCACAA ATTTTCCAGCTAGTTAGCCACCTTGTGTACTGGGGTAAAGCCACCATTATCTACCCTTTGGCTGAAAGTAATGTCTACACCCTGTCTCCTAATGCAAAAACTTCTGT GAATTCCCTTCTGTGTGAGAAGTTTCTAGAACAGTTCCCGGGGGTGTGCCTCCCAGCAATCATGGCGGATTTCtccctgcccctccccctggggGAGCACAGGAACCCCCTGGGGCTGCCTCAGCAACAG GCCCAGTTAGTACAGATGGTAGTGTGGATGTTACAACACAGGCTGCTGGTTCAG CTTCACACGTACATCTACCTGATGTCCATGGATCCAGAAACAGCCGGAACTGGCGCCGCGAAAAGTCAGGCGTCGCCATTGCTTCTCGTGCCTGATGACGCAGCACGGAACAGAACCATCAGCGGGGGGAGTGAGGCCATCAGTGTAGGGTCACCAG ATGGTGGTGAGCTGGAGCTGAGCTCCAGTGTAGAGACTTACTCCACCTACTCCACAGAGATGGGCAGTGACGGCATGCTCATCACCAAGGACGCCCGTCTGCAGAGGAAACTCACCGAGAGTCTGCTGTCCGACCTGACGGAGGGAGAGAGGCTGAGCGTGCTGAAGGTTCCCGCTGCGTCAAACCCAGAGGATCTCAGACTTTTTGCAAG ACTGGTGTGGTACTTCCGTGGACAGCATCACTTGGAGGAGATCATGTACTACGAGAACCTGCGGAGATCGCAGCTGCTGACTCTACTGGACAAGTTCCGGGAGGTGCTGATCACGTGCCAACACGAGGACGCTGCAGCCGCGGTCTTTCACACCAAGCAGTACTGA
- the LOC118428763 gene encoding GATOR complex protein NPRL3-like isoform X1 has product MADCSPISIILVSSGSLRGDRLLFRYPYQELPCKPAISPAVIGPATADNWFERVFPFYWPHRYTNSLPTVAEAVATNPYVLREADCSGSTSNQGLTGYTDKILATLMATKTELAGEKFELKVDNLRFVGHPTLLHQISSFTDLSKSEGPSPRREPSPIILFNIVFVIQANVSPSLNQYYHDLSKRLALAIRHEEWRCGYLNKQAQIMRDVHDEVSAMPEDSAPASPFQHMIPRCDLARELRDVYTGLCDAGIVNIRINSWILVSFCLPHKVHNNNVDATKIEPEAVERCISAIRPYHAMLLLVDRDGLLEELPQDCSPALTRLIRIATPLKSLQCLSQDSDLALSQIFQLVSHLVYWGKATIIYPLAESNVYTLSPNAKTSVNSLLCEKFLEQFPGVCLPAIMADFSLPLPLGEHRNPLGLPQQQAQLVQMVVWMLQHRLLVQLHTYIYLMSMDPETAGTGAAKSQASPLLLVPDDAARNRTISGGSEAISVGSPDGGELELSSSVETYSTYSTEMGSDGMLITKDARLQRKLTESLLSDLTEGERLSVLKVPAASNPEDLRLFARLVWYFRGQHHLEEIMYYENLRRSQLLTLLDKFREVLITCQHEDAAAAVFHTKQY; this is encoded by the exons ATGGCAGATTGTAGCCCTATAAGTATCATCTTGGTGTCGTCAGGTAGTCTCCGAGGAGACAGGCTTCTTTTCAGGTATCCTTACCAAGAACTACCATGCAAACCCGCAATTTCACCAG CCGTAATAGGTCCCGCTACTGCCGACAACTGGTTTGAACGAGTCTTTCCCTTCTACTGGCCTCACCGATACACCAACAGTCTGCCAACAGTAGCCGAAG CTGTGGCTACAAACCCTTATGTACTACGGGAAGCTGACTGCAG tGGCTCAACAAGTAACCAAGGTTTAACTGG ATACACAGATAAaatcctggccactttgatggCCACCAAGACAGAGCTTGCAGGAGAGAAGTTTGAGTTAAAAGTGGACAACCTGAGATTTGTGGGCCACCCCACCCTCCTGCACCAGATATCATCATTCACGGATCTGTCT AAGTCAGAAGGACCATCTCCACGGAGAGAGCCATCCCCAATCATCCTCTTCAATATTGTATTTGTTATACAG GCCAATGTGAGCCCCTCCCTAAACCAGTACTACCATGACCTGAGTAAGAGACTAGCCCTAGCTATCCGCCATGAGGAGTGGAGATGTGGATACCTGAACAAGCAGGCACAGATCATGAGGGATGTACATGACGAGGTGTCAGCCATGCCTGAAG ACAGTGCACCTGCATCCCCATTCCAGCACATGATCCCACGCTGTGATCTCGCGAGGGAACTTAGAGATGTTTACACAGG GTTGTGTGATGCAGGGATTGTCAACATTAGAATCAACAGTTGGATCCTCGTCAGTTTTTGTTTACCTCACAAAGTACACAACAACAATGTGGATGCAACCAAAATTGAG CCAGAGGCAGTAGAAAGATGTATATCTGCTATCAG ACCGTACCACGCCATGCTGCTACTAGTGGATCGTGATGGACTGTTAGAGGAGCTACCACAGGACTGTTCGCCGGCGTTAACCAGACTCATAAGAATAGCCACACCTTTAAAGAGCCTGCAGTGTCTGTCTCAAGACTCAGATCTAGCACTTTCACAA ATTTTCCAGCTAGTTAGCCACCTTGTGTACTGGGGTAAAGCCACCATTATCTACCCTTTGGCTGAAAGTAATGTCTACACCCTGTCTCCTAATGCAAAAACTTCTGT GAATTCCCTTCTGTGTGAGAAGTTTCTAGAACAGTTCCCGGGGGTGTGCCTCCCAGCAATCATGGCGGATTTCtccctgcccctccccctggggGAGCACAGGAACCCCCTGGGGCTGCCTCAGCAACAG GCCCAGTTAGTACAGATGGTAGTGTGGATGTTACAACACAGGCTGCTGGTTCAG CTTCACACGTACATCTACCTGATGTCCATGGATCCAGAAACAGCCGGAACTGGCGCCGCGAAAAGTCAGGCGTCGCCATTGCTTCTCGTGCCTGATGACGCAGCACGGAACAGAACCATCAGCGGGGGGAGTGAGGCCATCAGTGTAGGGTCACCAG ATGGTGGTGAGCTGGAGCTGAGCTCCAGTGTAGAGACTTACTCCACCTACTCCACAGAGATGGGCAGTGACGGCATGCTCATCACCAAGGACGCCCGTCTGCAGAGGAAACTCACCGAGAGTCTGCTGTCCGACCTGACGGAGGGAGAGAGGCTGAGCGTGCTGAAGGTTCCCGCTGCGTCAAACCCAGAGGATCTCAGACTTTTTGCAAG ACTGGTGTGGTACTTCCGTGGACAGCATCACTTGGAGGAGATCATGTACTACGAGAACCTGCGGAGATCGCAGCTGCTGACTCTACTGGACAAGTTCCGGGAGGTGCTGATCACGTGCCAACACGAGGACGCTGCAGCCGCGGTCTTTCACACCAAGCAGTACTGA